From Eubacterium sp. 1001713B170207_170306_E7, the proteins below share one genomic window:
- the bcp gene encoding thioredoxin-dependent thiol peroxidase: MLQQGTKAPDFTLPDKDNNPVSLSDFKGKKVILYFYPKDNTKGCTTQACTFRDAYSEFEALGAVVIGISKDSTRSHTNFAAKYELPFLLLSDPETQVIQAYDVWKEKKMYGKTYMGIVRTTYIIDEAGMIEKVYEKVKPAENADQILKHLKGEA, translated from the coding sequence ATGTTACAACAAGGTACCAAGGCACCGGATTTCACACTGCCTGACAAAGACAACAACCCGGTCAGCCTTTCTGATTTTAAAGGCAAAAAGGTCATTCTCTACTTTTACCCAAAGGACAATACCAAGGGCTGCACCACCCAGGCCTGCACCTTTCGCGACGCGTACTCCGAGTTTGAGGCCCTGGGCGCGGTGGTCATTGGCATCAGCAAGGACAGCACCCGCTCGCACACCAATTTCGCAGCGAAGTACGAGCTGCCCTTCCTGCTGCTCTCCGACCCGGAAACCCAGGTCATCCAGGCTTATGACGTCTGGAAGGAAAAGAAAATGTACGGCAAAACCTACATGGGCATTGTCCGCACCACCTATATCATCGACGAGGCCGGCATGATCGAAAAGGTCTACGAAAAGGTAAAGCCTGCGGAAAACGCCGATCAGATTTTAAAGCATTTAAAAGGCGAAGCGTAA
- a CDS encoding DNA topology modulation protein FlaR, which yields MKIAVIGYSGAGKSTLAKKLGEALDCPVLHLDKVNFLPGWQERDRDEAREMVASFMAQDSWIIDGNYGELHLDRRMAEADKIIMLCLPRRVCFPRAYMRYRSSKNQVRDSMADGCEEKFDYVFARWILKDGRSKRHRNWYRGLQEKDPRRVYLCRSHRDVKNLLENWK from the coding sequence ATGAAGATCGCGGTGATTGGCTACAGCGGCGCAGGCAAGTCGACGCTGGCCAAAAAACTGGGGGAAGCCCTGGACTGCCCGGTGCTCCACCTGGATAAGGTCAACTTTCTCCCCGGCTGGCAGGAGCGGGACCGCGATGAAGCCCGGGAGATGGTCGCGTCCTTTATGGCGCAGGATTCCTGGATCATCGACGGCAACTACGGCGAGCTCCACCTGGACCGGCGCATGGCCGAGGCCGATAAGATCATTATGCTCTGCCTGCCGAGGCGCGTCTGCTTCCCGAGAGCCTATATGCGCTACCGCAGCTCCAAAAACCAGGTCCGGGACAGCATGGCCGACGGCTGTGAGGAAAAATTTGATTACGTGTTTGCCAGGTGGATTTTAAAGGACGGGCGCAGCAAGCGCCACCGGAACTGGTACCGCGGCCTGCAGGAAAAGGATCCCCGGAGGGTTTATCTCTGCCGCAGCCACCGGGATGTGAAAAATCTGCTGGAAAATTGGAAATAA
- a CDS encoding AEC family transporter yields the protein MTAILLKAAAFVLVILLGYGLKRAGLFGPGAADTVTKIMLNITLPAAIITGFCGFEKSGTLFALVVLGFLCNVGMYLVGYLMTLRGSRPKKALYTLNLPGYNIGAFTLPFIQNFMGPSGVVATCMFDTGNAIMCTGGAYAVTACLVGNRDGSPVTVRSFFKRLLSSTPFDTYMVMLALAGLGVRIPEAVDTLLSPIAASNGFMAMLVIGMMFEFRAKPAYLKSAALILVIRYAAAAGLSWLAYFYLPLPLLMRQVLVILLFSPVTVLSPVFTEKCGGDAGLSSFTGSVSILISIVIMVTLVAVMHIG from the coding sequence ATGACCGCCATTTTACTGAAAGCCGCGGCCTTCGTCCTGGTGATCCTGCTCGGCTATGGTTTAAAAAGAGCCGGGCTTTTCGGGCCAGGGGCGGCGGATACGGTCACCAAGATCATGCTGAACATTACGCTGCCCGCAGCCATTATCACAGGCTTCTGCGGCTTTGAGAAAAGCGGCACGCTCTTTGCGCTGGTGGTTTTGGGGTTTCTCTGCAATGTGGGCATGTACCTCGTGGGCTATCTGATGACTTTGCGCGGCAGCCGGCCGAAGAAGGCTCTGTATACCCTCAACCTGCCGGGCTACAATATCGGGGCCTTTACCCTGCCCTTTATCCAGAATTTTATGGGGCCCTCCGGCGTGGTGGCAACCTGTATGTTTGACACCGGCAATGCCATCATGTGTACGGGCGGCGCCTACGCGGTCACGGCCTGTCTGGTGGGCAATCGCGACGGCAGCCCGGTGACGGTCCGGTCCTTTTTTAAACGGCTGCTGTCCTCAACGCCCTTTGATACCTACATGGTCATGCTGGCGCTGGCCGGCCTGGGCGTCAGGATTCCAGAGGCGGTCGATACCCTGCTCAGCCCCATCGCCGCGTCCAACGGGTTTATGGCCATGCTCGTCATTGGCATGATGTTTGAGTTCAGGGCAAAGCCCGCGTATCTGAAGTCAGCCGCCCTCATTCTGGTGATCCGTTACGCGGCCGCCGCGGGGCTTTCCTGGCTGGCCTATTTTTATCTGCCGCTGCCGCTGCTGATGCGGCAGGTGCTGGTCATTCTGCTCTTTTCACCGGTCACGGTGCTGTCGCCCGTCTTTACAGAAAAATGCGGGGGAGACGCGGGCCTGTCCAGCTTTACGGGCTCGGTGTCCATTCTTATCAGCATTGTGATCATGGTAACGCTGGTGGCCGTCATGCATATTGGCTAA
- a CDS encoding bacterial Ig-like domain-containing protein: MKNKVLSKYLAVCIALLVLFGMVACCMPNMARAQENDRSGTPVIKMYGLGKTQANCLRWRDGNFLFAREADGDEFTTYFSESPITNENPGEKVSNEFLTNLKPGTTYYAVAKDLYKGESYTTEQISFRTLDADTPVILTLSENFLGADSLGVKMNINTIPSDYHNDKIYYSDRPISKDNHGDKQVYLGAGDTDLIGRYSRGSVKGLLPNTTYYFIGTTVIDGVEYWSEPIEIKTLEKNIESISIKKLPTKTEYVEGTEFDPSGGILSITYEGGDVQDVKLDAEGVVCNVDMNQVADEVPVTVLYNGRKTNFNIKIMAKVLESIDISKQPQNEYFVGNSLNLEDGELTLAYNNGTTDTLAMNEKDVTVTGYDKDKTGEQTLTVTYGEKSTEWKVTVVSKVAVEKVIDMINKIDLENLYESDRKTVYNAKGAYDKLETQLEKNAVTNIEVLNKAVALFEAPFHSEDIVNNVTITADGKANILPLKTRLTAKISLIENNQKQAVLVSFKNNPSMIGSYDLSYAYPEKNGKDYEAALTEGSQVHYSIPLNPSLVGNRAVNVVYINTKGEINILKSEYKEGILTFDSGKTGTFAFVLTDVPAPVDPVNPENGGSNTTNSVTIKNSNPLTAIFSAQNGALSIAVGLGILIVAGAAAYAAKKKHI, from the coding sequence ATGAAAAATAAGGTATTAAGCAAATATTTAGCAGTATGTATTGCACTTTTAGTGTTATTTGGTATGGTGGCTTGTTGTATGCCCAATATGGCAAGAGCACAGGAGAATGATAGGTCAGGAACACCAGTTATAAAAATGTATGGACTTGGGAAAACACAGGCGAATTGTTTAAGATGGAGAGATGGCAATTTTCTTTTTGCAAGGGAAGCAGATGGAGACGAGTTCACAACCTATTTCAGTGAATCACCGATTACAAATGAGAATCCCGGTGAAAAAGTTTCGAATGAGTTTTTAACAAATTTAAAACCAGGAACTACTTATTATGCTGTCGCAAAAGATTTATATAAAGGGGAATCATACACGACGGAGCAGATAAGTTTCAGAACTTTGGATGCGGATACACCGGTCATTTTAACATTGTCCGAAAACTTTCTGGGTGCGGACAGTCTGGGCGTAAAAATGAATATCAATACGATTCCGTCCGATTATCATAATGACAAAATTTATTACAGCGATCGGCCTATTTCAAAGGATAATCACGGTGACAAACAAGTATACTTGGGGGCTGGCGATACTGATTTGATTGGACGGTATTCAAGAGGTTCGGTTAAAGGATTACTACCAAATACTACCTATTATTTTATTGGAACGACTGTAATAGATGGCGTAGAATATTGGTCGGAGCCAATTGAAATTAAAACACTTGAAAAAAACATTGAGTCAATTTCAATCAAAAAACTTCCAACAAAAACAGAATATGTGGAAGGTACGGAATTTGACCCTTCAGGAGGTATTCTTTCTATAACTTATGAAGGCGGAGATGTACAGGACGTTAAACTGGACGCTGAAGGAGTAGTCTGTAATGTTGATATGAATCAGGTAGCTGATGAAGTTCCGGTAACGGTTCTCTATAATGGACGTAAAACAAACTTTAATATTAAAATTATGGCAAAAGTTTTGGAAAGTATCGACATTTCAAAACAACCTCAAAATGAGTATTTTGTTGGTAACTCATTAAACTTAGAAGATGGAGAACTAACTCTGGCCTATAATAACGGCACAACAGATACACTTGCCATGAACGAAAAAGATGTAACGGTAACAGGTTATGACAAAGACAAAACTGGGGAACAAACACTTACTGTAACTTATGGTGAAAAATCTACAGAGTGGAAGGTTACGGTTGTTTCAAAAGTTGCTGTCGAAAAAGTTATAGACATGATAAATAAAATTGATCTTGAGAATCTGTACGAATCAGACCGGAAGACAGTATACAATGCAAAGGGAGCTTATGATAAATTAGAAACACAGCTTGAGAAGAATGCGGTTACAAATATTGAAGTGTTGAATAAAGCTGTCGCACTTTTTGAAGCGCCATTCCACAGCGAAGATATTGTCAACAATGTGACCATTACAGCAGATGGTAAAGCGAATATTCTTCCGCTTAAAACCCGACTGACCGCAAAGATTTCTTTAATTGAAAACAACCAAAAACAAGCGGTTCTGGTATCTTTTAAAAACAATCCAAGTATGATTGGAAGTTATGATCTGTCGTATGCTTATCCTGAGAAAAACGGTAAGGATTATGAAGCAGCTTTAACTGAAGGTAGTCAAGTTCATTACAGCATTCCATTAAATCCTTCTTTAGTGGGCAATAGAGCCGTAAATGTGGTATATATAAATACCAAGGGAGAAATTAATATCCTTAAATCAGAATATAAAGAGGGAATATTAACATTTGACAGTGGCAAAACAGGTACATTTGCCTTTGTTTTGACGGATGTTCCGGCCCCAGTTGATCCGGTTAATCCAGAAAATGGAGGCAGTAATACGACAAACTCTGTAACAATCAAGAATTCTAATCCTTTAACAGCTATTTTCAGTGCACAAAATGGAGCTTTGAGTATAGCAGTAGGACTGGGTATTTTAATTGTAGCAGGAGCTGCAGCTTATGCTGCAAAAAAGAAACATATTTAG
- a CDS encoding ABC transporter substrate-binding protein — MKKKRMDQRKVFIVILLILSITLTGCDKKQPAEKDPLKDGVLKIGTNATYVPMEYRSEDNDLVGFDIDLGNALAEELGVKAEWVDTSWDGIFNGLDNGSYEIVMAGLSITEQRKESFIMSEPYYIDGTVIFGRKGDTEAKNARELENKKVGVQRDTNAASQAESIKVTSGTSYDIIPFDSTLEQFDALEKKTVDYLITDLSVAKFYMKIKPDTYSITSNNLAERPVGIAIPKDEQAFADKVNEAIKKLKSNGKMDELNKKWFGDTGSAASSTQKETEPSPTTEGRSTDQRENASVGKNYSNLVESGPGDNGAHFTFSLLDFTNRFNAIENNNSITYSQWEDGLSSKQARSGTPLKQKLYILGGSMLGVNLELGRPDINSILITTPNENFQKYNDNFQAVSIIAIAAASDVDSVKAAELYDLAWQYATQGKSTIVYNHICYKVALTEDKSLMFYILPVSDAFIKETGLIEVN, encoded by the coding sequence ATGAAAAAGAAACGCATGGATCAGAGAAAAGTTTTTATTGTGATTCTTTTAATACTATCCATCACTCTTACTGGATGTGACAAAAAACAACCAGCAGAAAAAGATCCATTGAAGGACGGTGTCTTAAAAATCGGTACCAACGCCACGTATGTTCCAATGGAATATCGTTCTGAAGACAATGACCTGGTAGGATTTGATATCGACCTCGGTAACGCGTTGGCAGAGGAACTTGGCGTTAAGGCAGAATGGGTGGATACTTCCTGGGATGGCATTTTTAATGGTCTGGATAATGGCAGTTATGAGATTGTAATGGCCGGCTTGTCCATCACAGAGCAACGAAAAGAAAGCTTTATCATGAGCGAACCATATTATATTGATGGCACCGTGATCTTTGGTCGAAAAGGTGACACTGAAGCAAAAAACGCAAGAGAATTGGAAAATAAAAAGGTAGGGGTTCAACGAGATACCAATGCGGCCAGTCAGGCCGAAAGCATAAAAGTAACCAGCGGTACTTCCTATGATATTATACCTTTTGACAGCACCTTAGAGCAGTTTGATGCCCTTGAGAAAAAAACAGTTGATTACCTTATCACAGACCTTTCTGTCGCAAAATTTTATATGAAAATAAAGCCTGATACCTACAGCATCACTTCCAATAATTTGGCGGAACGTCCTGTGGGAATTGCCATTCCAAAAGACGAACAGGCCTTTGCGGATAAAGTAAACGAGGCGATCAAGAAGTTGAAAAGCAACGGTAAAATGGATGAATTAAACAAAAAATGGTTTGGTGATACGGGTTCTGCGGCAAGCAGTACGCAGAAAGAAACAGAACCTTCACCAACTACGGAGGGACGATCAACAGATCAGAGAGAAAACGCGAGCGTTGGTAAAAACTACAGTAATCTGGTCGAATCAGGGCCTGGAGACAATGGGGCGCATTTTACCTTTTCACTGTTAGATTTTACGAACCGTTTTAATGCAATTGAAAATAATAACTCAATTACCTACAGCCAATGGGAAGATGGACTGTCCTCGAAACAAGCTAGAAGTGGAACACCCCTAAAACAAAAGCTTTATATATTAGGTGGAAGCATGCTGGGCGTAAATCTTGAACTTGGACGGCCAGATATTAATTCGATACTTATTACAACACCGAATGAAAATTTTCAAAAATATAATGATAATTTTCAAGCGGTATCAATCATTGCAATTGCGGCTGCCTCAGATGTTGACTCGGTGAAAGCCGCAGAGCTTTATGATCTGGCCTGGCAATACGCAACTCAGGGAAAGAGCACTATTGTCTATAACCATATTTGTTATAAGGTCGCACTAACTGAGGATAAGAGTCTTATGTTTTATATTCTTCCCGTTTCCGATGCATTCATTAAGGAAACTGGTTTAATTGAAGTCAATTAA
- a CDS encoding zinc ribbon domain-containing protein, protein MLNILNCPNCGHEIQKEDQFCGYCGAKLIQEKQEDEAKVETVVREKKQNKNHSDIFRIGGTLVCLVLIMIIINIGRNAGVQYQVDNTSDNNYTSEVQMPAGSTTDEDYGQQEEQTITKTSDPYANAMKEYNDIETVRKQLDYYVNLLPEAVTTEAMGGRPSMSSAEIQMKITELNSKLMSFSGQ, encoded by the coding sequence ATGTTAAACATATTAAATTGTCCAAACTGTGGGCATGAAATACAAAAAGAAGACCAGTTTTGCGGTTATTGTGGAGCAAAATTAATTCAAGAAAAACAAGAGGATGAAGCAAAAGTAGAAACTGTGGTAAGGGAGAAAAAACAAAATAAAAATCACTCTGACATATTTCGTATTGGTGGCACCCTTGTGTGTCTTGTACTGATCATGATTATAATTAATATTGGTAGAAATGCAGGAGTGCAGTACCAGGTTGATAATACTTCCGATAATAATTATACTTCAGAAGTACAAATGCCAGCAGGGAGCACAACCGATGAAGATTATGGTCAACAGGAAGAACAAACAATAACAAAAACCAGTGATCCCTATGCAAACGCCATGAAGGAGTATAACGATATCGAAACAGTACGTAAGCAATTGGATTACTATGTTAATTTGTTGCCAGAAGCCGTTACGACAGAAGCTATGGGCGGACGGCCGTCAATGTCTTCTGCTGAAATTCAAATGAAAATCACAGAATTAAACAGCAAACTTATGAGCTTTTCAGGGCAATAA
- a CDS encoding chitobiase/beta-hexosaminidase C-terminal domain-containing protein yields the protein MKKKNLHKLFFALSLTSVLLLAGCTPGESKKAIVLDAPTYSLNAGTYAGEQQVTINPPEGEEVAVYYTLDGSNPTKQSTKYESPVSIQTTLTLKSYAVDKNGNTSDIKSAEYIISAPAATPAPKKEMTADEELTVFKQNVQGRWSKPGSSRLMSIKDNKEQYGREGTGLTQYIITYEVESGSNGEKGYLVSSDGKKVYVNCSPMGDGLITINGEEWLYVSDEPLKEDVSDEEFSY from the coding sequence ATGAAAAAGAAAAATCTGCATAAACTGTTTTTTGCGCTTTCACTGACAAGTGTTCTCTTGTTGGCGGGGTGTACGCCAGGCGAAAGCAAGAAAGCAATCGTGCTTGACGCACCAACCTACTCGCTCAACGCCGGAACCTACGCCGGAGAGCAGCAGGTCACAATCAACCCGCCAGAAGGGGAGGAAGTGGCTGTCTATTATACACTGGATGGCAGTAACCCGACCAAACAGTCCACAAAATATGAGAGCCCCGTATCGATTCAGACCACATTAACCCTCAAGAGCTATGCGGTGGATAAAAACGGCAATACCAGCGATATCAAATCCGCCGAGTACATCATCAGCGCGCCCGCCGCGACACCAGCGCCAAAAAAAGAAATGACCGCTGATGAGGAGCTGACCGTGTTTAAGCAGAATGTGCAGGGGCGGTGGTCAAAACCTGGAAGTTCGCGTTTAATGTCTATTAAGGATAATAAAGAACAATACGGGAGAGAGGGCACTGGGCTTACTCAATATATAATTACCTATGAAGTGGAGTCTGGCAGTAACGGTGAAAAGGGGTATCTTGTATCGAGTGATGGGAAGAAAGTCTATGTTAACTGCTCGCCCATGGGCGATGGTTTGATCACCATCAATGGGGAAGAATGGCTTTATGTCAGTGATGAACCCCTCAAAGAAGACGTGTCGGATGAAGAGTTCAGTTATTAA
- a CDS encoding zinc ribbon domain-containing protein, with protein sequence MYCKNCGNEIKPGDHFCRSCGAAQDDPVEVKVSETTKTDPQDNDQTELKETADVRTDPTLFAEDMPEKKKKSVGKAPVIGLIIVIILALTGGVTACFYFCGVTHGRVQVIHFGKEARFNFTKDELVQTINKTIADTTDWLACFPDVPEHQKAGLNDSVNSEKQEDGILERFTDDDWREETKSDTETAYICEEKGARPEITIVTETKSGKVVSLSMAYSQRDFFNMNAGTDKPYRVWQAVVIRSCDSEANLEAIYSSLGTLGDPLHNYRNSTEKETVSHYLHYQEKGNNLNNSGLRLQFTITPTTIEQAISESVPEESVQEETLPKEKAMTAEEAASRLNGSWETEDTNTFITRYKFVEGHLEYVYESYRSKANQLWFEADYDVQMKDGSIAVLTLKNIDNKGLSSAMPDRYDKPLDFSTLEVDFAETEDGSILINGEKAYQTTPAK encoded by the coding sequence ATGTACTGTAAAAATTGTGGAAACGAAATAAAGCCCGGAGACCACTTTTGCCGAAGCTGCGGCGCAGCCCAGGATGATCCCGTCGAGGTAAAAGTGTCAGAAACCACTAAAACAGACCCGCAGGATAATGATCAGACAGAGCTGAAGGAAACAGCAGACGTCAGAACAGACCCCACCCTGTTTGCCGAGGACATGCCGGAAAAAAAGAAAAAATCTGTTGGGAAAGCACCTGTGATTGGGCTTATTATTGTCATCATACTAGCGTTGACTGGTGGAGTCACAGCCTGTTTTTATTTTTGCGGCGTTACCCATGGCAGGGTACAGGTGATTCATTTTGGAAAAGAGGCGCGATTTAATTTTACAAAAGATGAGCTGGTGCAGACGATTAATAAAACCATTGCAGACACGACCGATTGGCTGGCCTGTTTTCCGGACGTGCCGGAGCATCAGAAAGCAGGGCTGAATGACAGTGTCAACAGCGAGAAGCAAGAAGATGGCATACTGGAACGTTTTACAGATGATGACTGGCGTGAGGAGACTAAAAGCGACACCGAAACAGCTTACATCTGTGAAGAAAAGGGAGCGCGCCCTGAGATAACCATTGTCACGGAGACTAAAAGCGGCAAGGTCGTCAGCCTGTCCATGGCCTACAGCCAGCGTGATTTTTTCAATATGAACGCCGGGACTGATAAACCCTACCGCGTATGGCAGGCCGTCGTTATCAGAAGCTGCGATTCAGAGGCAAATCTGGAAGCAATTTACAGCAGCTTAGGTACGCTTGGCGACCCGCTTCACAATTACCGTAACAGTACTGAAAAAGAAACTGTCAGCCATTACCTTCACTATCAGGAAAAAGGAAATAACCTGAATAATTCTGGCCTGAGACTCCAGTTTACAATCACACCGACCACCATCGAGCAGGCTATCTCCGAAAGCGTCCCGGAAGAGAGCGTGCAGGAAGAAACGCTCCCAAAGGAAAAGGCCATGACAGCCGAAGAAGCGGCTAGCAGGCTCAACGGTTCCTGGGAAACAGAGGACACCAATACCTTTATCACCCGTTACAAATTTGTGGAGGGCCATCTGGAATACGTTTATGAATCCTACCGTTCAAAGGCCAATCAGTTGTGGTTTGAGGCAGATTATGACGTTCAGATGAAGGACGGCAGTATAGCTGTTTTAACGCTCAAAAATATTGATAACAAAGGACTATCATCAGCGATGCCGGACCGATATGATAAGCCTCTTGACTTTTCCACCCTGGAGGTCGATTTTGCCGAGACGGAGGACGGCAGCATTCTGATTAACGGTGAAAAAGCTTATCAGACAACACCAGCAAAATAA
- a CDS encoding helix-turn-helix transcriptional regulator has protein sequence MNRELNFTALGERVKSEREKKHLTQEQLGEICGLSTSYIGHIERGSRKLSLETLYKISSALDVSLDYLVFDSLDSDKNLFNNIDAMLKDKDPAKVKTFMTTVRILAEKIDEY, from the coding sequence ATGAATAGAGAATTAAATTTCACTGCTCTGGGTGAACGTGTTAAATCTGAGAGAGAGAAGAAGCACCTCACCCAGGAACAGCTTGGAGAAATTTGCGGCCTTTCGACGTCTTATATCGGTCATATCGAACGGGGAAGCCGTAAGCTTTCGCTTGAGACGCTGTATAAAATTTCCTCTGCGCTGGACGTCAGCCTGGATTATCTGGTTTTTGATTCCTTAGACAGTGACAAAAACCTTTTTAACAACATCGACGCCATGCTTAAGGACAAAGATCCCGCAAAAGTTAAAACCTTTATGACGACCGTCCGTATTCTGGCTGAAAAAATTGACGAATACTAA
- a CDS encoding serine/threonine-protein kinase yields MEKWLNESLNQTYTRVKVLKRTEKSEISVWIHNELQQKIVKRVFKGEKSVYQTLLTLQHPNLPRIYQMFEEQGKVTVLEEYIDGVTVAEVLETGLYSQNGVRKVGAALCDALTILHANGIVHRDIKPENIMITRENRIVLIDFDAARTFKQGKAKDTVALGTAGYAAPEQFDISQSDCRTDIYAMGILMNVMLTGEHPSKSAVKGHMGRVIRKCINVLPSKRYANAKALKRAILY; encoded by the coding sequence ATGGAAAAATGGCTGAATGAGAGCTTAAACCAGACTTACACACGCGTGAAAGTTTTAAAGCGAACTGAAAAATCAGAGATATCCGTCTGGATACATAATGAGCTGCAACAGAAAATTGTAAAGCGAGTTTTTAAAGGGGAGAAAAGTGTTTATCAGACATTATTAACATTACAGCATCCCAATTTACCTCGGATTTATCAGATGTTTGAGGAACAGGGAAAAGTAACGGTGTTAGAAGAATACATTGATGGCGTTACAGTGGCCGAAGTTCTGGAAACGGGCCTGTACAGCCAAAATGGTGTACGGAAAGTTGGCGCGGCCCTGTGTGATGCACTTACAATCCTCCATGCAAACGGAATTGTGCACAGGGATATTAAGCCGGAAAACATTATGATCACCAGAGAGAACCGGATTGTGCTCATCGATTTTGATGCCGCACGCACTTTTAAACAGGGAAAAGCGAAAGATACCGTTGCGCTTGGGACAGCCGGTTATGCCGCCCCGGAGCAGTTTGACATCAGTCAGTCCGACTGCCGTACGGATATTTACGCTATGGGGATTTTAATGAATGTTATGCTCACAGGAGAGCATCCCTCAAAATCTGCTGTTAAAGGCCATATGGGACGAGTCATAAGAAAATGTATCAATGTCCTGCCGTCAAAGCGGTATGCAAACGCAAAGGCTCTGAAACGGGCGATTCTATACTAA
- a CDS encoding XRE family transcriptional regulator yields MIKKPTDALLNALMASNTLENYFQSNKDYLIDCTLPEHLNALLEVKKQTKAAVIKNAELNEIYGYQIFSGKRKPSRDKLIMLCIGMKLTLEEIQQVLKLAGHAFLYPKKHRDCILIFGLKHGLSIYEINEILYDRKEETLN; encoded by the coding sequence ATGATAAAAAAACCGACAGACGCACTTTTAAACGCCCTGATGGCGTCCAATACACTTGAAAACTATTTTCAATCGAACAAGGATTATCTGATTGACTGTACGCTTCCAGAGCATTTAAACGCGCTGCTTGAGGTGAAAAAGCAGACAAAGGCCGCTGTGATAAAAAACGCTGAGTTAAACGAAATATACGGCTACCAGATTTTCTCAGGCAAACGAAAGCCTTCCCGGGATAAACTGATCATGCTGTGCATTGGAATGAAGCTCACGCTTGAAGAAATACAGCAGGTCCTCAAATTAGCTGGTCACGCGTTTCTTTATCCTAAAAAACATCGCGACTGTATTCTGATTTTTGGCTTGAAGCACGGGCTTTCAATCTATGAGATAAATGAAATTTTATATGACCGCAAAGAGGAAACCCTTAACTGA
- a CDS encoding VanZ family protein — translation MVIVYSFILYMTCAYFLTMLPLPPIAEVAHYTSATVDLVPFNAWTNFWENTSLVLTDPSTYLGAMKEQCFYEPFFNILLLVPLGVYLRYYFRRSWWQTILIGFLVSLSFELIQLSALFGIYPRPYRLFQVDDLINNTFGALVGFWIAPLFSFFLPSRDRLDEVSYKRGRTVTYMRRGFAFLFDWAILTGVLHLAGRVLGSPTLSDMLAMDGKRSVMLYVIVIVLYFIVLPWITRGRTIGKFLVGIRLMSENKRPPRLFQYIVRYGLQYLLVVPAPFIAMKVYELLPLYTGTAHTVLMVIALAFGLVFAVFIVQLLISVFTRETQIFYESLSHTINVSTVRNGRRSRR, via the coding sequence GTGGTCATTGTCTATTCATTCATTTTGTACATGACCTGCGCCTATTTTCTGACCATGCTGCCCTTGCCACCCATCGCGGAGGTGGCCCATTACACCAGCGCCACCGTGGATCTGGTGCCCTTCAACGCCTGGACGAATTTCTGGGAGAACACCAGTCTGGTCCTTACAGACCCCAGCACCTACCTGGGGGCCATGAAGGAGCAATGCTTCTACGAGCCCTTTTTTAATATTCTGCTGCTGGTGCCCCTGGGCGTCTATCTGCGGTATTATTTCAGGCGGAGCTGGTGGCAGACCATACTCATCGGCTTTCTGGTGAGCCTGTCCTTTGAGCTGATCCAGCTCAGCGCCCTGTTCGGGATTTACCCGAGGCCCTACCGCCTGTTCCAGGTGGACGACCTGATCAACAACACCTTCGGGGCTTTGGTGGGCTTCTGGATCGCCCCGCTTTTCAGCTTTTTCCTGCCCTCGCGGGACCGGCTGGACGAGGTGTCCTACAAGCGGGGGCGCACCGTCACCTATATGCGCAGAGGCTTTGCCTTTCTCTTTGACTGGGCCATTCTCACCGGTGTCCTGCACCTTGCCGGGCGGGTGCTTGGCAGCCCCACCCTCAGCGATATGCTGGCCATGGACGGCAAACGTTCGGTGATGCTGTACGTTATCGTCATTGTGCTGTATTTTATCGTCCTGCCCTGGATCACCAGGGGCAGAACCATCGGCAAATTTCTGGTCGGGATCCGGCTCATGTCTGAGAACAAGCGGCCGCCCAGGCTTTTTCAGTACATTGTGCGCTACGGCCTGCAGTACCTGCTGGTCGTGCCCGCACCCTTTATCGCCATGAAGGTGTACGAGCTGCTGCCCCTGTACACCGGCACAGCCCACACGGTGCTCATGGTCATCGCCCTGGCCTTTGGCCTGGTCTTTGCTGTGTTCATCGTCCAGCTGCTCATCTCCGTCTTTACCCGTGAGACCCAGATCTTTTACGAGTCCCTGAGCCACACGATCAATGTGAGCACCGTGCGGAATGGGCGGCGGAGCAGGCGGTAA